Part of the Prionailurus bengalensis isolate Pbe53 chromosome B3, Fcat_Pben_1.1_paternal_pri, whole genome shotgun sequence genome is shown below.
TAAACCCGTTTTGCTGCTTAGTCCTTCAAATGACATTGTTACTACTTTCAGTATAGCTGTAGTTTATTCTTGTTTTAGGGTGTTGAAGCCTCTAGGAggctaacttttatttttttcttacgcACTTGTGCCATTATTAGCTTATCTGTGTAAATGATTAAACATGAAGTCAGAAGGTAAAAGAGCTCAGTAAATTAGACATTCACATTGTAGTTAATATTCTTTGAATATTCTGATATGCTTCTTTGGTGATGCATTTATAgtatctattatttcttcacatttttttcttttttccttcatgagatttttaatttagaatgctTTTTCTGGGCTATGGATTTAGCTGCATGCCATTGTCCCCGCAATCTAGCCAATTCACACTGATCTAGGAATTCTATTCTGTGACAGATTTGTTGCCCAGTTCTGGATCCCATTAGTGTAGCCAAGTCCATAATCTCCTTGGATGTCAAAAGTGTATAGTGCttagaaacaaaagataaaagcaaTTTGGTCAatggtgttaaaaaaaatcctgcatgTGTATGTAATAACACTTGTCATTTGGCGACTTAGGGTCTCCTGTTTAGAAATGGTTGTAATTCATAATGAAGGTGGATGTTCGAACTTTCAAGTAAATTAACTTTGAATTCCATCttgtgaaaaaggaagaaattccaATTTGTGCCCAAAATCTTAGAGACATTAGAAGTTTTTAGAACCAGTTAGAGTCATTACAGAGTTTAAGTCAAGTTAAGAGAAGGGAGCCCAATAGCAGAAACTTAGTTTGGGGATTTTCAGTTCATCAAGGGCTAGCAGTTAAGAGTGTAGACTCTAGAGTCAGTCTGCCAAACAGATCTCTCCTGTACCACGTACTGGCTTTCTAACTCTAGGCACGTTACTCTACCTCTCTAATGCTCTGTTTCTTCATCCAAAAAGTAGGAATAAGAGGAATAGTTGCTTCAGAGCTGTgaaaactaaatgagataatctacATAAAGTGCTTAAAATGCCTGACAGTAGGCACTCGATAAGTTTTAGCTAGAATTATTcgattttttgagcacctaccacATGTGCTAAGCACTATGTCAGGCATACCACAGGCAGTTTATAGAGGGAAGTGGTTTGACACCTATTCCTGTGATGTTTACTTAAGTCTGTTCACATATCTGTGGGCTCCTTGTCTAACACGAATAGTTCAAACAGCTGTAGCTTTATAAAAACCTCTAGCTCATGAAGCTCCTTATAGCACTGATTGTGGGTACTGCTTATTTGGTATGTGCTATTTTACTCCTGTTGGTGACCTTATTTTCTCAGCTAGGTTGTAAGTCTTTCAGGAACAGGAACTATACCTAAAAGTTTTCTTCCACAACTAACAGTCATTGAATATGTGCTGGATAAAGTGTTTATTGATGAAAGTGATAATGCAAAGTGAAATCTTAGCATTTAAAATAGGTTAAGAAACTGGGTTTTTCAGAAAGAATCTATGGCTGGAAAAATCCACAGTATTAAGAGCAGTGGAACTTAGGTTGTATTAACTATGATAACTAGCCAAAGCTACAAGATACAATTATGCTTATTTTCAAAAAGCTAcataatgtgaaaataataattgGATGATGGGGACAAAAGTCTCAGAACATGCTAAGAAAAGCAGGAGCAGGAAAAGGAGGATAGTATAAATGTGTCAGATTTTTAATATCTCTGGAGTGATAGTAGAAATGGCATATCGTTTAATATCTGCATCCATAAACTGTGAAATATAAGTTTAGCAATATCATTTAAAGAcgggaaacaggggcgcctgggtggcgcagtcggttgagtgtccgacttcagccaggtcacgatctcgcggtccgtgagctcgagccccgcgtcaggctctgggctgatggctcggagcctggagcctgtttcccattctgtgtctccctctctctctgcccctcccccgttcatgctctgtctctctctgtcccaaaaataaaataaacgttgaaaaaaaaaataaaaaataaagacggGAAACAGCCactactagaaataaaaatagactacTGTATGTTCTAAGTAACCGAGGAGATAGGTAGAGGAAAGTTTGATGGGTTAGGGCTTTTAAGGAAGcatgataattactttaaatcaCTAATGGAGAACTGTTTTTCTTCCAGACAAGATGAACCTTCCAACAGCAGCCAAGAAATAAACTCTGATGACAGGCGACCCCAATGGAGACGAGAAGACCGAATCCCTTACCAAGACAGAGAGAGCTACAGTCAGCCAACATGGCATCATCGCGGACCTCCTCAGCGAGACTGGAAGTGGGAGAAAGATGGCTTTAATAATAGTAGGAAAAACAACTTTCCACATTCTTTGAGGAATAATGGTGGACCAAGAGGATGTTCTGGGTGGCATAAGGGTGTTGCAGGAGGCTCCACGACTTGGTTTCACAACCATAGTAATTCTGGAGGTGGTTGGCATGCAAATAGTGGAACGGTAGATTGGAATCATAGTGGTACAGGAAGGAATTCCAGTTGGCATTCTGAAGGAACAGGTGGCTTTTCCAGTTGGCATCTGAACAGCAGTAACGGAAACTGGAAATCCAGTGTACGTAGTACAAATAGTTGGAATTACAGTGGCCCCGGAGACAAATTTCAGCCAGGCAGAAACAGAAACTCTAACTGTCAGATGGAAGACTTACCTATGCTGTGGAATAAGAAATCTAAGTCTAACAAATACAGTCAGGATAGATACAGTTGGCAGCGGCAAGAAAGCGACAAAGTTGGTGCGGCTGCCACATACAGAGGGCCTTCTGAAGGATTTACAAGCGATACGTTTCCTTCAGAAGGCTTACTTGACTTCAATTTTGAGCAGCTAGAAAGCAAAACTACTAAACAAACAGATACCATAGCTTCCAAAACTGGTGGGAAGAACAGCAGTGTAGCAAGGGAAAAACTCCGCCGCTGGACTCCTTACCCTTCCCAGAAGACTCTGGATTTACAATCCGCAATGAAAGAAGGCGCTGGAAACAAGGCAGAAATGATAGATAAGCCTCTCTTTGGCTTTAGCTTGACAACCACAGGAGCAGCAGAGCCCCAGAATGATGGAAAAAGTAACTCCCCGACgctgaaaacacaaaaagaaacacatactGGATTGCTTAGTCACAAAGCCCCTTCTGACTGCACTGCTCCCTATGAGGCGGTGAGAGATTGCCCCGTCACAGAGAAACACGAACAAGAGCTTAACTTAAGTAAGATGCCATCACTGAAATCTGCACTCCTTCCAATTCCAGTCACTAAATCAGTTCCCCAGAGCCCAGATTTAAAGAATCCctcaaaaaacaccaaaacaaattctttttttcctggagaacACTCAAATCCCTTGAACAAACCCACTGTGGCAGACAGTCATGGGTCTTACATGACCAAATTGCAAAGTTCATGTCCTCGTGTTTTAAAAGGGAATAAAAGTACATTTGGCACTCAGGTGGAACCTGATAAAAATGTAAGTGATACATTACAAAAAGCCAAAGAGGTGCTACAGTGTCATGAATCACTGCAAAATCCACTCCTTAGCACTTCTAAAAGGACCAGGAACTATGCAAAAGCAAGTAGGAATGTAGAAGAGTCTGAAAAAGGATCTTTGAAGATAGAGTTCCAGGTACGCACATTAGAAGATGAAAGTGATGGGGAGCTATCTGACACAGAAAAGCATGGAACAAAAATTGGAGCCCTGGGTTCTGCACCTACAGAAATTTTATCCTGCAGCACTCACATCACTGATGAGAAAGACAGGGATGAGCAAAACTTGAAAACACGTAGAAAACTATCCACTAACGCGTGTAATTCAACAGTTCATCAGAAAGAACCTGAGCTACAAATGACGTCTGCAGCCAGTCCACACTCTGGCCTACTGCTAGACTTGAAAACTTCTCTAGAAGATGCACAGGTTGATGACCCTGTTAAATCTCATGTGTCTTACGCAACAGAAGGTTTCGAGAGTGCTAGCTTGGATGCAGAGCTTCAAAAAAACGATATCGGTCCGTCCTCAGGCCCTCTTCTGCCTGACCTCAGTAAGCTTGgctttcctgcctctctccagaGAGATCTAACCAGGCACATCAGTTTAAAGAGCAAAACTGGAGTACACCTTCCTGAGCCAAACCTCAATAGTGCTCGCCGCATACGCAATATCAGTGGTCATCGAAAGGGTGAAACGGAGAAGGAGTCTGGGCTCAAGCCAACCCTTCGGCAGATTCTAAATGCATCCCGGAGAAATGTCAACTGGGAACAGGTCATCCAGCAAGTAACCAAGAAAAAGCAAGAGCTAGGCAAAGGCTTGCCCAGGTGTGTGCTTCTTTTTAgtgtccatttctctctctctttttaaacttaACCCTTTGCCCCTGGCCAAGAGAATTCTATTTGTTGTATTTAATTAAATGCTTGCAAAAAATACATGTTGTAGATGTCTGGTTTAAATATTAAAGAGTGACTGCTACTCTCTAACAACGCAATAAAGTGTTTCCTAACAGGGAATTCAGGTTGCAAGGAAGCACATCAACCtctaagaaatgaaatgagatggggatgtggaaaaaaatgatCAGAAGTCCATCACTTTAGTTATAGAGGCCAGAAAGTAACAGCATAAAAAAGTATATCAGTAGATTTGTATCTATCTCTAGATCTTAATGACTGGTACAGTTTTTAAGTGTAATTGTTCTTACGACCTTTTACTCAGAATCTACGAATAGTTACCCTTCTGTATTTATTCCGGGCACTATATTCGTGATCATAGAATACTTTCTCTTAAGTACTTGTGTCATGTTTTGGCTGTTCATCTTATGCTGAGATACTAAACTTTTCTGAATGGTAAAGCAGCATTCAGTGTAGGTTTGCTACTTGAAAATCAACCTGCTGTGTTATATAGCCCTTCAAGCTTTAAATTTTATCCTTGATGAAATAGCGTATTTATTGTGCACTCTTTTCCATAACTTGAGTATTGAGATTATAAAGTTCTTATCCTTAGCCCTGTGCCTGTCATTTGttgaatgctcagtaaatatttttgtgtgtgtttggtttgtgtgctgttaaaaattattatggTTGCTTTAGAAAAGCTCCATGCTAATAAAGCTCTCAATTTTTACTTCTTCAAATGTATTCTCATAACTGTGTACAAATCTCTAATTTAGTACTTGTTATATTACAATACTTACACTAAGGTTATTTATGTCTGGGACACTTATTAGACTGTGAGCTTTTTGAGGGCAGAAACcatcttatttatatttgtactCTCAGTGCATAACAGAGTTTGGCACTTAAGTGATACCCTCTCTTCCTTAATCATGTCtgatttatgggttttttttctttttttcttttttcttcaggttTGGCATAGAAATGGTGCCTCTAGTTCAAAATGAACAAGAGGTCTTGGATTTGGATGAGGAGCCTGATCTGTCTAGTCTCGAAGGATTCCATTGGGAaggtgtttccctttctcctgggTTGGCAAGGAAGCGAAGCCTTTCTGAGAGCAGTGTGATCATGGACAGGGCTCCTTCTGTGTATAGCTTCTTCAGTGAGGAAGGTACAGGCAAAGAAAATGAGCCCCAGCAGATGTTTTCACCTAGTAACGCACTGAGGGCTGCACAGAGTCAGACAACAACCATGGGCCTTAAGCAGGAAGTGAcccctctggctctctccctaaGAACAGATGAAAGGGCTGAAAATGTTGCTACTCAAAGGCGACATAGTGTGCAATTATCCTCTGACCGTTCGATACCTTTGATGCATttggcaaaagacctgaacagccAGGAGAGTTCTACGCCACCTTCAGAGAATCAGAATACCCAGGAGAGTAATGGAGAAGGAAACTCTTTATCATCAAATGCATCCTCAGCCCTTGCAATCTCCAGTTTGGCAGATGCAGCCACAGACAGTAGCTGTACTTCTGGTGCGGAACAAAACGACGGCCAGAGTGTTAGAAAGAAACGAAGAGCTACTGGAGTGAGTATGATTGCCCCTGCTTATTGTTGGACCCTTCATGTGCTGACTCGACTGTTTTAAGAAAgatataactttaattttttctggGTATCTGGGTTGTGTTTTTCCCTACTCTGGAATAGATTTGTGAGGCTTTTACTCTTCCTTTCATATTCTTATCCTACTGGTTCCTTTCACTGAGTAATTCTACTAAGTTAGATGTCAGTGAATATGAATGTACAGTACTAGGAAAATATGAAGTCATCTCTAAAACTGGTCTCCAAGGCAATGATTCTTTGTATCACCTGACTGAGGAGTAAGCCACGTCTTCATCTGTAACTATATCTGTCTTCATGATGCATTCTGTACTGGCCCTGAAGAAAGGCATTCTAATGTTGCATTTGTAGGCCATGAATGCTTGTTAGACCGAGACAATTGGGCTTAACACTAGGGTAGTTTTAATACGATGAGAGTGCATCTATGTGAGCATggtcttacaaatatttttagtcTCTGTTACTCAGTGTTTTGTACCTCAGTTACCCAGCCTGGCCCTTTCAGAATCCATCTTCCACTGAAACCACTTCTCTTCTGGCATCTATGTCACTAACACTGCTTAACCCTTTCAGGAACCCTTTCTGAAAAGAAAGAGTTGCTGGCAGTGATGTAGTCTGGAATGTGGCACTCTGAGAAAATGGACTGTTTGCTTTAATACTGAGGCACTATAGCAGAGTACTTAAGTGCTTGGCTTGTAGACCTGAATTCAAATTCCAACTTTGCCGCTTTGAGTTCGACACTGTAGTGGATATTCTTGGATGAAAGTTTGTCCTATAACAAAGCTAATATCTGGGGGCTTGTCTGTTAGCCCTGTTTAGCTTTTTGTTGTAAAAATTTTGTTGTGAAGATTTTCTAGTAAAGTAGAAACTATGTCActgtgaaatcatatatgtgcaTTACTGGCTTTGTCCATACCTCTATGCCATGCTTTACCAAAGTGAAATGCTTTGCCTAAGCCCCAGGGATTCACCACCTCTAGGATGCTAGGAAAGTACTGGACCTTAGAttctgttctgggtttttttgtttgtttttgttttgttttaaatcgaatacattcaactaatatttgagtCCATAATGTGTGCATGAGATTCCTACTATCTTGTTAGAGATGGTAATAATGTAGAACAGTCTTAGAATTgattcactttttttccttttcggAGAATGGCTTTTCCACATTTAATATTACtcagttttctttatcttctcaGGATGGATCTTCTCCTGAACTCCCAAGTcttgagagaaaaaacaaaagaaggaaaattaaaggaaagaaaggtacAGTGCAAACTATTCTGTCAGAAACAAATTGTTTTTATAGCATTTCAACTTTTTCACAACTTGACAAAGTATAGCTTGGGGATATCAAATACTGTTCACCCACTTAgtattattttttgacatttttgttaTCTTGCTTCAGGGTGTAGAAAAGGTTGATTTTCTCCCATATCCAGTTGCAGCTATAGAAGAAACGTTTGATGCCACATAGACCCATAAGCTAACATTAATGTATATCTTGGACAAATTGAGTTCAGTATGAAGTCAGAAAGTCCCATTTGGGCCTTTTCAGTGATGAAGAGGAATATAGGCCATTTGCTAATAAGAATTTTGTGTCTCTTGATTATTTATCGCCATTTTTCTCAGTTTACATTTTTGAGGCATCTTTGTTGCTTCTCTTACTTGAGTTGAGAGAAGTTATTGGAATGGCTCCCTCACTGATAGGATTCTCTTATTCTTGCTTTCCACTGATTCTGAACCCTTTCCAATGAGAGGGCTAGTATGGGAAGTGATTGGATGAGCCTTGGATGGTTGGATGTTATGGATAAGTGGGTAAAGGATGACCCCAATTTCTGGCTAAGGCatctttggggatgatgaaatCGTTTATTAGAGGTAGAAAACTGCATGAGAGGAGCAGGTTAACGGTAGAGGAAGATGATGAGTTCCCTTTTGGGGGCCTTGAATTAAAGGATCTTAGAGACACCTAAGTAAAATCAAGGTGGTAGTTGGATGTGTGGGTCTGGAGTTTTAGGAAGAGGTCTTGACATAACTGAATGGGAAAGAGACAGACCTAAAGATGACAGATACGCACACGTGGtaggacattttatttaaaatcacttAAATGTACACTTCAAAGCTGTTTTTTCTTTAGGGAGATTTCTCTAATAAAGAGAACTATTTTATGTTAACTAAGAGACTAGAAAAATATGCTTTGGGAAGAGAGTGTAGGCAGTTCACATCTGGGACCCAGTCTAAGCATCCTTGAACCTATGACATACCTCCATCTCACCAATTCTCACTTTTGGTTTAGCTCTGATATCAGGCTTGACCACATGATTTGTGAGATTTGATGAGTCTGCAGTGACCTAttggagaggaaaaacaaaggctTATCCTAGAGAACTGAAGTATTTCCACCTTCTGAGGGCTGTATTATTCAGAAGTCTGCAGTATTAAACTGAGCCTTATGGTTTCTTTTGGCAGAACGTTCTCAGGTTGACCAGCTGCTGAGTATTTCTTTAAGGGAGGAAGAACTAAGCAAATCATTGCAGTGCATGGATAACAACCTTCTGCAAGCCCGTACAGCTCTTCAGACAGCTTATGTTGAAGTTCAGAGGCTACTTATGCTCAAGCAGCAGGTAACAGCGGATGGAACATTTAATGAGAATAGATTATCTCTAAAGTTGGATTTCACAGTGCTTAACagattactttatttttagataaCTATGGAGATGAGTGCACTGCGGACCCATAGAATACAGATTCTGCAGGGATTACAAGGTATTCGGAGAGAATCTGATGGATTGGATCCTCTGTagcttattatttctttgttatctATGCAGGGGAATTAAAGTAGTCGTGAAAAGGTCATAATTTTTCCTCTCCTGTGTCCTTGTTTTCATCCTTCTGTAGAAAGGCCTGTGAGGCTGTGCTCCCTGAAAATGCTTAGCAACAGAGGCAGTATGTTACAGGAAGAGCCTTGTGTTAGGAATCaaaagacctgggttcaaatcttggctcttcCATTAGTAACTATGTGACTTGGgataaatcacttaaaatttgaaaaattggaaTACTAACACCTGTTCTACCCGTGTGCTTGTTGGTTGTATGGATTTTATTTCCTACATTTCAAAGAATGAGGGACTTTAAAGTTCTCCTGTAATCTTTAGAAATACAAACTGGCTCAGAAATGAGTggcttttcagaaaatatttttgcatttgtatgtGCGTATGTTTCCCATTCTAGAAACATATGAACCTTCTGAGCGCCCTGACCAGGTTCCTTATAGCCTTTCACGAGAACAAAGGAACAGTAGATCTCAAACATCTGCTGATGCCACGCTGCTGCCTACTCCCTTTTTCCCAGTATTTCTGGAGCCTCCATCTTCCCATGTGTCTCCATCATCCACCGGAGCCCCTCTCCAAGTAACCACATCTCCTACTTTCCAAGCCCATGGCAGTGTTCCTGCTCCAGACTCCTCAGTTCAGATTAAACAAGAACCCATGTCTCCTGAGCAAGACGAGAATGTGAACGCTGTGTCACAAGGCTCTGCTGGCAATGTGTCCAAGGAATTACCGCAAGTTAATAGTATGTAAACTTTTCTCTGGGTTAAGGGCAACCCCAGCAGAGGGTCTAGGGCAGTTTTAGGTCAGTGATGTAAAGTCATACCTGCCCATTAAAACTAAAGTTTTTACGATTAATTGTTCTTAATGTTTCCTCCATTTAGGAGGATTGTTTAAATATCAGTAACTTGTCCTCAGTTTTCTCTGATCTAGGATTACTAAATTGACTTTGTATTAGCACCTAAAATGTTCCATTATGAGGATtgatgctgtttgtttttttgtgagaGAAATGGAGTTGAAGTTGTCCAGTCAATTTTCTAGATAAGATATGTCCTCTGAATTTCTCAGCACTTACCTTTCTTTGTCATTAAAGTGCAAGGTAGGATTAATATAAGCCTAAGAGGCAGGTGGCCATGATAAAAGGCAGTGGACACAGGTTTAGGATCATCATTAGGAACTTGAGTGGTTTTGAGAAATGGCCAAGGTTTTTACTCTTTGCATAAAATAACACTCACTTATTTACCATTGGAGAAGGACTTCTAAGCTATTTTAAACCTTATCTGAAGTGTGTGTAACCACGATGGTGCTACACTGAAAACTCAGTAAAAATAAACTGCCATCgtgtgacctgagcaaaaacaaaaagtctgaAGAGTTACCCTAGATTTTGCTACCTGTTGCAGTACTAATCTAGATATCTATCTAGCTCAAATGTATGTTATCTTTTGTCTTGaattttgttgcttttgtatgaatagtatttggtatttttttaaaaactggtaaagAAGTATTATAGTGACTTCTTAagctagtatttaaaaaaaggttttttttaatgtttatttttgagaaagaggaagagagcaagcgggggaggggcagagagagagagggagacacagaatctgaagcaggctccaagctctgagctgtcagcacaaagcctgaccaGCCACgggatccatgacctgagccgaagtcagatgctcaaccgactgagccacctaggtgccccttaagttaatatttttaaaaattgatttttattagatttttttctctgcaaaataATTCATGTTCACAGTAAAAAATTGGGAAGCAATTAAAATGTAGATACGTtgttttgttatatattatttcagTCTTTCTTCAATCATAATTGTTCGTGTATTTGCACATAGAGTTTATAGAAAGGCAAAATCATAGTCTGTTATAAcctggcttttttcctttttttttttttttttttattttttttttcaacatttatttatttttgggacagagagagacagagcatgaatgggggaggggcagagagaaagggagacacagaatcggaagcaggctccaggctctgagccatcagcccagagcctgacgcggggctcgaactcacggaccgcgagatcgtgacctggctgaagtcggacgcctaaccgactgcgccacccaggcacccctaacctgGCTTTTTTCCACTTAATAGATAATGATCATTTTCCTGTGTCATAAAAGTAattgtgtaaaatattttaattttagtacttGAATAATACTTGAGAAATTGTGAAATCTGGGCAGGTAGTAATTTATACAATCTCCTTTGAGTAtttagtttttatccttttttctttaatattgcaTAGAACACTACATTGTATATGTCTTTGATTATTTCATCAATCTGAATTCCTTGACATGAAATAACTATGTCAAAGAAAATAGACTTTGTTAAGTCAAACTGACTTTTTAACTACTGTTACGTAAACAAACTGGGTGATGTCGCAGGTAAAGTGGCATAGTGAAAACATCTAAGACATAAAGGTGAAAGCACTTTAGCTAAGTAGATATTTCAGTGTATATCAAGAATAAAACATCATGTAAAACATGGGGACAtttcaaacaagaaagaaagaagagaaatggctAGAAGGAGTCCCTGCCCGTAAGGAGCTTTTGTAGGGTATAAGACATGCATGTTATTTGTGAGATTTAATTCAAGGCAAAGAGAAATTTCTGCAGGCTATGGGAAGCTAAGGGATGAGAAAACAGTTTTAACAGCCATAGTCTTGTTAACATATGTCGAAAGGTTGTTTTTCAGGAGAGATTCGATCAGTGGTAAATAATGGCAGTTTATGATGATAAATCGCAGATACAGAAGAAgatgcaatattttttttcttcttatttcaggaGAGAACAGTGACAGTTATCCAGTTTATCCAGTCATCCCTGCAGCATTATCTTTATCAGAGCTAACAGAAAGTTTCCATGAGCCTAGCCAAGAACTGAAGTTTTCCACGGAACAAGGAAATACCAGAAACAGAGATAATACTGCCTCTTCCCAACCAACTGGTCTTCCAAGCCTGAATAAAGAAGATGAGCCAATCAAAGGCAACAGTGGGTCTGAGGCCTGTACCagttcttttccaagattgtcCTTTGCTTCCGAAACCCCCTTAGAGAAAGAGCCCCACTCTCCAGCTGACCAGCCCGAGCAGCAGGCAGAGTCTACTCTGACATCAGCTGAAACTCggggaaacaagaaaaagaagaaacttaggAAGAAGAAAACTCTTCGGGCTGCTCATGTTCCTGAGAACAGTGACACCGAACAGGATGTATTTACTGCTAAACCTGTAAGGAAAGTAAAGACTGGAAAGTCAACCAAAGGGGGGAAAGTAACGACCTCCACCTGGGAAGACAGCAGGACTGGCCCAGAACAAGAGAGTGTCAGAGATGAGCCAGAGAGTGACTCATCTCTGGAAGTCCTAGAAATTCCTAATCCGCAGTTGGAAGTGGTGGCCATTGATTCTTCTGAATCCGGAGAAGAGAAACCAGACAGTCCATCTAAAAAGGATATTTGGAACTCCACAGAG
Proteins encoded:
- the ZNF106 gene encoding zinc finger protein 106 isoform X4; amino-acid sequence: MVRERKCILCHIVYTSKKEMDEHMRSMLHHRELENLKGRDSSHECRVCGVTEVGLSAYAKHISSQLHKDNVDAQEREDDGKGEEEEEDYFDKELVQLIKQRKEQSRQDEPSNSSQEINSDDRRPQWRREDRIPYQDRESYSQPTWHHRGPPQRDWKWEKDGFNNSRKNNFPHSLRNNGGPRGCSGWHKGVAGGSTTWFHNHSNSGGGWHANSGTVDWNHSGTGRNSSWHSEGTGGFSSWHLNSSNGNWKSSVRSTNSWNYSGPGDKFQPGRNRNSNCQMEDLPMLWNKKSKSNKYSQDRYSWQRQESDKVGAAATYRGPSEGFTSDTFPSEGLLDFNFEQLESKTTKQTDTIASKTGGKNSSVAREKLRRWTPYPSQKTLDLQSAMKEGAGNKAEMIDKPLFGFSLTTTGAAEPQNDGKSNSPTLKTQKETHTGLLSHKAPSDCTAPYEAVRDCPVTEKHEQELNLSKMPSLKSALLPIPVTKSVPQSPDLKNPSKNTKTNSFFPGEHSNPLNKPTVADSHGSYMTKLQSSCPRVLKGNKSTFGTQVEPDKNVSDTLQKAKEVLQCHESLQNPLLSTSKRTRNYAKASRNVEESEKGSLKIEFQVRTLEDESDGELSDTEKHGTKIGALGSAPTEILSCSTHITDEKDRDEQNLKTRRKLSTNACNSTVHQKEPELQMTSAASPHSGLLLDLKTSLEDAQVDDPVKSHVSYATEGFESASLDAELQKNDIGPSSGPLLPDLSKLGFPASLQRDLTRHISLKSKTGVHLPEPNLNSARRIRNISGHRKGETEKESGLKPTLRQILNASRRNVNWEQVIQQVTKKKQELGKGLPRFGIEMVPLVQNEQEVLDLDEEPDLSSLEGFHWEGVSLSPGLARKRSLSESSVIMDRAPSVYSFFSEEGTGKENEPQQMFSPSNALRAAQSQTTTMGLKQEVTPLALSLRTDERAENVATQRRHSVQLSSDRSIPLMHLAKDLNSQESSTPPSENQNTQESNGEGNSLSSNASSALAISSLADAATDSSCTSGAEQNDGQSVRKKRRATGDGSSPELPSLERKNKRRKIKGKKERSQVDQLLSISLREEELSKSLQCMDNNLLQARTALQTAYVEVQRLLMLKQQITMEMSALRTHRIQILQGLQAHGSVPAPDSSVQIKQEPMSPEQDENVNAVSQGSAGNVSKELPQVNRENSDSYPVYPVIPAALSLSELTESFHEPSQELKFSTEQGNTRNRDNTASSQPTGLPSLNKEDEPIKGNSGSEACTSSFPRLSFASETPLEKEPHSPADQPEQQAESTLTSAETRGNKKKKKLRKKKTLRAAHVPENSDTEQDVFTAKPVRKVKTGKSTKGGKVTTSTWEDSRTGPEQESVRDEPESDSSLEVLEIPNPQLEVVAIDSSESGEEKPDSPSKKDIWNSTEQNSLETSRSGCDEVSSTSEIGTRYKDGIPVSVAETQTVISSIKGSKNSSEISSEPGDDDEPTEGSFEGHQAAVNAIQIFGNLLYTCSADKTVRVYNLVSRKCIGVFEGHASKVNCLLVTQTSGKNAALYTGSSDHTIRCYNVKTRECVEQLQLEDRVLCLHSRWRTLYAGLANGTVVTFNIKNNKRLEIFECHGPRAVSCLATAQEGARKLLVVGSYDCTISVRDARNGLLLRTLEGHSKTILCMKVVNDLVFSGSSDQSVHAHNIHTGELVRIYKGHNHAVTVVNILGKVMVTACLDKFVRVYELQSHDRLQVYGGHKDMIMCMTIHKSMIYTGCYDGSIQAVRLNLMQNYRCWWHGCSLIFGVVDHLKQHLLTDHTNPNFQTLKCRWKNCDAFFTARKGSKQDAAGHIERHAEDDSKIDS